Proteins from one Chiloscyllium punctatum isolate Juve2018m chromosome 4, sChiPun1.3, whole genome shotgun sequence genomic window:
- the LOC140476594 gene encoding uncharacterized protein, with translation MEVKSINSTKKLNTCSMCGQSFSQSSLLWSHKCGHTEKILWNCEECGKGFNYPSQLEKHQRSHNGEKPWKCTDCGKGFNYPSELEIHRRTHTGEKLFTCSQCGKALAHLQSLLVHQRVHTGERPFNCSGCGKGFTTSSSLLIHQRVHTGERPFKCSDCGKSYQSSGELMSHQRVHTDERPFRCTHCGTGFKRSSQLTVHHRVHTGERPFTCSECGKGFTQTSDLLKHQRVHTDMRPFKCSDCEKCFKRLGDLKSHRRVHTDERPFWCSYCETGFRRSFDLTVHQRVHTGERPFTCSECGKGFTQSSNLTAHQRVHTGERPFICLECGKGFTQSSNLTVHQRSHSGERPFPS, from the coding sequence ATGGAAGTAAAAAGCATTAACAGCACTAAGAAACTGAACACATGTTCTATGTGTGGACAAAGCTTCAGTCAATCATCTTTACTGTGGAGTCACAAGTGTGGTCACACTGAGAAGATACTGTGGAACTGTGAGgaatgtgggaaaggattcaattACCCATCCCAACTGGAAaagcatcagcgcagtcacaaTGGGGAGAAGCCATGGAAATGTACAGATTGTGGCAAGGGCTTCAATTACCCGTCTGAGTTGGAAATTCATCGGCGCACCCACACTGGAgagaagctgttcacctgctctcaaTGTGGGAAGGCATTAGCTCATTTACAGAGTCTGCTAGTACACCAacgagttcacactggggagagaccattcaacTGCTCTGGGTGTGGTAAGGGATTCACTACGTCATCCAGCTTGCTAATACACCAGCGtgttcacactggagagagaccTTTTAAATGCTCAGACTGTGGGAAGAGCTACCAAAGTTCTGGGGAATTGATGTCCCATCAACGTGTTCACACCGATGAGAGACCATTCAGATGCactcactgtgggactggattCAAGCGATCATCTCAACTCACTGTGCACCACCGagttcacactggagagagaccattcacctgctcagagtgtgggaagggatttactcaaaCATCCGACCTGCTGAAACATCAGCGAGTTCATACTGATATGAGACCTTTTAAATGCTCTGACTGTGAGAAGTGCTTTAAAAGACTGGGAGATCTGAAGTCTCACCGGCGTGTTCACACCGATGAGAGACCATTCTGGTGTTCTTACTGTGAGACTGGGTTCAGGCGATCATTTGATCTCACTGTACACCAGAGAGTTCACACTGGCgagagaccattcacctgttctgagtgtgggaaaggattcactcagtcatccaaCCTCACTGCACATCAGCGAGTTCATACTGGAGAGAGACCATTCATCTGCTTggagtgtgggaaggggttcactCAGTCCTCCAATCTTACAGTACATCAGCGTAgtcacagtggggaaagaccattcCCCTCCTAA